Part of the Propioniciclava sp. MC1595 genome is shown below.
CTCCTCGATCGAGCGGAACCCGAGCGCGGCCAGGTGCTCGCGCACTTCCTGGGCGATGAACTCGAAGAACGTAACGATGTAGTCGGCGTGGCCGGAGAACTTCGCGCGCAGGTCGGGGTTCTGGGTCGCGACGCCCACCGGGCAGGTGTCGAGGTGGCAGACCCGCATCATGATGCAGCCGTTGACCACCAGCGGCGCCGTGGCGAAGCCGAACTCCTCCGCGCCCAGCAGGGCGCCGATGACGACGTCGCGGCCGGTCTTGAGCTGGCCGTCCACCTGCACGACGATGCGGTCGCGCAGTCCGTTGAGCAGCAGGGTCTGCTGGGTCTCGGCCAGGCCGAGCTCCCACGGGCCGCCCGCGTGCTTGAGCGAGGTGAGCGGCGCCGCGCCCGTGCCGCCGTCGTGGCCCGAGATGAGCACGACGTCGGCCTTGGCCTTGCTGACGCCCGCCGCGACCGTGCCCACGCCGACCTCGGCGACCAGCTTCACGTGGATGCGGGCGACCGGGTTGGCGCACTTGAGGTCGTGGATGAGCTGCTTGAGGTCCTCGATCGAGTAGATGTCGTGGTGCGGCGGCGGGCTGATCAGGCCCACGCCCGGCGTCGAGTGCCGCGTCTTCGCCACCCACGGGTACACCTTCTGGCCGGGCAACTGGCCGCCCTCGCCGGGCTTGGCGCCCTGCGCCATCTTGATCTGGATGTCGTCGGCGTTGGTCAGGTAGTCGCTCGTGACGCCGAAGCGTCCCGAGGCCACCTGCTTGATGGCCGACCGACGGGTCGGGTCGTAGAGCCGCTCGGCGTCCTCGCCGCCCTCGCCGGTGTTGGACTTGCCGCCCAGCCGGTTCATGGCGATCGCGAGGGTCTCGTGGGCCTCCTGGCTGATCGAGCCGTAGCTCATCGCGCCGGTGGAGAACCGCTTGACGATCGCGCTCACCGGCTCGACCTCGTCGATGCTGATCGGCTCGCGCACCCCGGTGTCGAACTCGAGCAGGCCGCGCAGGGTCATCAGGCGGCGCGACTGGTCGTCGACCCGGTTGGTGTACTGCTTGAAGATGTCGTAGCGCTTCTCCCGGGTGGAGTGCTGCAGGCGGAACACCGTCTCGGGGTCGAACAGGTGCGGCGGGCCCTCCCGGCGCCACTGGTACTCACCGCCCACCGCGAGCGTGCGGTGCGGCACGGTGCGGCGGTCGACCGGGTAACCGACGTCGTGGCGTGCCTGCACCTCGCGGGCGATCTCGGCCAGGCCGACGCCCTCGATCCGGCTGGTGGTGCCGGTGAAGTACTTCTCGACGAAGTCGGACGCCAGGCCGAGCGCCTCGTAGATCTGCGCGCCGGTGTAGGACGCGATCGTGGAGACGCCCATCTTGCTCATCACCTTGAGCACGCCCTTGCCCAGCGCCTTGCGGACGTTCACCAGCGCCTTCTCGGGGTCGACGGTGACGAACACCTCGCGGCGGGCGAGGTCCTCGGCCGACTCGAACACCAGGTACGGGTTGACCGCGGCGGCGCCGTAGCCGATCAGCAGGGCGACGTGGTGCACCTCGCGGACGTCGCCCGCCTCGACGATCAGGCCCACCTGCGTGCGGGTCTTCTCTCGGACGAGGTGGTGGTGCACGGCCGAGGTGAGCAGCAGGCTCGGGATCGGCGCGTAGTCGATGTTGGCGTGGCGGTCGGACAGGATGATGATCCGCGCGCCGTCGGCGATGGCCGCGCTGACCTCGGCGCAGATCTCGTCGATCCGCCGGGCGAGCTCGTCCGGGCCGTCGAGCAGCCGGTACAGGCCGCGCACGACGTGGCTGGCGTAGGCCGGCATCGAGCCGTCGCGGTTGATGCGCACGAGCTTGGCCAGCTCGTCCGAGTCCAGCACCGGGTAGTTGATCACGATCTGCTGGCACGACTCGGGGCCGGCCTGGAGCAGGTTGGCCTCCGGCCCGACCGAGCTCGCGAGGCTCGTGACGAGCTCTTCGCGGATCGCGTCCAGCGGCGGGTTGGTGACCTGCGCGAACAACTGGCTGAAGTAGTCGAACAGCAGGCGCGGCCGGTCGCTCAGGACGGCGACCGGGGTGTCGGTGCCCATCGACCCGATCGGCTCGGCGCCGGTCTGCGCCATCGGCGCGATGATCTGCTTGAGCTCCTCGTGGGTGTAGCCGAACACCTGCTGGCGCCGGACCACCGACGCGTGGCTGTGCACGACGTGCTGCCGCTCGGGCAGGTCCTCCAGGTTCAGGCGCTCGCTGACCCACTCGCCCCACGGCTGCTCGGCGGCCAGGCCCGCCTTGATCTCGTCGTCGCCGATGAGGCGGTGCTGGGCCAGGTCGACCAGCAGCATGCGGCCGGGCTGCAGGCGGCCCTTCTCGACCACCCGGCTCTGCTCGATCGGCAGCACGCCGGCCTCGGACGCGAACACCACCAGCCCGTCGTCGGTCACCCAGTAGCGGCCCGGGCGGAGCCCGTTGCGGTCGAGGGTGGCCCCGATCAGGGTGCCGTCGGTGAAGCAGACGGCCGCGGGGCCGTCCCAGGGCTCCATGACCGAGCTGTGGAAGGAGTAGAAGTCGCGGCGGGCGGCGTCCATCTCGGCGTGGTTCTCCCACGCCTCGGGGATCATCATCAGCACGGCGTGCGGCAGGGAGCGGCCGCCCAGGTGCAGCAGCTCGAGCACCTCGTCGAAGCTCGCCGAGTCGGACGCGTCGGGGGTGCAGATCGGGAAGAGCCGGTCCAGGTCACCCGGGATGAGGTCGGTGGAGAGCAGGGCCTCACGGGCACGCATCCAGTTGCGGTTGCCCTTGACCGTGTTGATCTCGCCGTTGTGGGCGATGAACCGGAAGGGGTGGGCCAGCTCCCAGCTCGGGAACGTGTTCGTCGAGAACCGGCTGTGCACGAGGGCCAGCGCGGTCTCGGTGCGCTCGTCGAGCAGGTCGGGGAAGGTCTCCGCGAGCTGCTGCGTGGTGAGCATGCCCTTGTAGACCGTGGTGCGGGAGCTCAGCGAGGCGAAGTAGACGCCCACCTCGGTGCGGACCCGCTTGACCAGCGGGTAGACGCGCCGGTCGAGGTCGATGCCGGTGGCGCGCCCGGAGGTGACGAACAGCTGCTCCATGTGGGGCATGACCGCCAGGGTCACGGGGCTGAGGGTGTCGCCGCTCATCGGCACCTCGCGCCAGCCGAGGACGCGCAGGCCCTCCTCGATGGCGAGGTACTCGATGCGGCGCTTGGCCTGGCCGCGCTCGGCGTCGTCGGCCGGCAGGAACGCCATGCCCACCGCGTAGCCGCCCTGCGGGGGCAGGACGAAGTCGACGGTGTGGCGGAAGAGTCGGTCGGGGACCTGGAGCAACATGCCGGCGCCGTCGCCGGCGGCCTCATCGGCGCCGGTGGCGCCGCGGTGGTCCAGGTTCTCCAGGGCCAGCAGGCCCTGGGCGACGATCGCGTGGCTC
Proteins encoded:
- the gltB gene encoding glutamate synthase large subunit, which codes for MNHRPDQGLYRHDFEHDACGVAFVAHLSGEPSHAIVAQGLLALENLDHRGATGADEAAGDGAGMLLQVPDRLFRHTVDFVLPPQGGYAVGMAFLPADDAERGQAKRRIEYLAIEEGLRVLGWREVPMSGDTLSPVTLAVMPHMEQLFVTSGRATGIDLDRRVYPLVKRVRTEVGVYFASLSSRTTVYKGMLTTQQLAETFPDLLDERTETALALVHSRFSTNTFPSWELAHPFRFIAHNGEINTVKGNRNWMRAREALLSTDLIPGDLDRLFPICTPDASDSASFDEVLELLHLGGRSLPHAVLMMIPEAWENHAEMDAARRDFYSFHSSVMEPWDGPAAVCFTDGTLIGATLDRNGLRPGRYWVTDDGLVVFASEAGVLPIEQSRVVEKGRLQPGRMLLVDLAQHRLIGDDEIKAGLAAEQPWGEWVSERLNLEDLPERQHVVHSHASVVRRQQVFGYTHEELKQIIAPMAQTGAEPIGSMGTDTPVAVLSDRPRLLFDYFSQLFAQVTNPPLDAIREELVTSLASSVGPEANLLQAGPESCQQIVINYPVLDSDELAKLVRINRDGSMPAYASHVVRGLYRLLDGPDELARRIDEICAEVSAAIADGARIIILSDRHANIDYAPIPSLLLTSAVHHHLVREKTRTQVGLIVEAGDVREVHHVALLIGYGAAAVNPYLVFESAEDLARREVFVTVDPEKALVNVRKALGKGVLKVMSKMGVSTIASYTGAQIYEALGLASDFVEKYFTGTTSRIEGVGLAEIAREVQARHDVGYPVDRRTVPHRTLAVGGEYQWRREGPPHLFDPETVFRLQHSTREKRYDIFKQYTNRVDDQSRRLMTLRGLLEFDTGVREPISIDEVEPVSAIVKRFSTGAMSYGSISQEAHETLAIAMNRLGGKSNTGEGGEDAERLYDPTRRSAIKQVASGRFGVTSDYLTNADDIQIKMAQGAKPGEGGQLPGQKVYPWVAKTRHSTPGVGLISPPPHHDIYSIEDLKQLIHDLKCANPVARIHVKLVAEVGVGTVAAGVSKAKADVVLISGHDGGTGAAPLTSLKHAGGPWELGLAETQQTLLLNGLRDRIVVQVDGQLKTGRDVVIGALLGAEEFGFATAPLVVNGCIMMRVCHLDTCPVGVATQNPDLRAKFSGHADYIVTFFEFIAQEVREHLAALGFRSIEEAVGHVEVLRTRAAVDHWKAQGLDLTPILHRVETGGPLHCVTTQDHGLAAKLDNELIERAASALETGAKVRFATAVTNVDRTVGTMLGNAVTRATKGKGLPDDTIDITMTGTGGQSFGAFVPRGVTLRLVGDTNDYLGKGLSGGRLAVRPADDAPFVAEEQIVAGNVIGYGATSGEIYIRGQVGERFCVRNSGATAVVEGVGDHALEYMTGGEALVLGGTGRNVAAGMSGGLAWVLDLDAARVNTELVDPVPLTDSDVDRVETLLRRHVDMTGSAVAQRLLDAGAPAWRERFTKLLPRDYARVLAARADAEAAGLGEDETVRTMMEAAHG